The nucleotide window TCTCCATTCTGCCTATTGTGAAATGTATAGCTTGTATATTTAGATATATGCTGGACTTTAAGAATTAGAGGTTGCATTCACCTATTTGTGAGGACATcgaatgatttaaaattcacaagatggaattttcttttttatctcaaATGCACTAGAGAAGCACTTGAGTTCAAAAGGTTTAGAGTCTTTGTAATTACAATTCATTGAGAGTTAGAATTACAGctaagtaattttcttttcttgtctcaAAAGAAATGGGTCCACAGATGTATATTTTGAATACTTAGAGAGTCTTAATTGCCTGCCATGCAGTAGTACTTAGGAGCTTGATTAAATGGGTTAAGACATCTATAGAAAGGGAACCTCTAAGTAAGAAGGGAATGTACTTGTTAACATTGCTTTTGAGACTGAATTTAAGATTTATAACATCCATCAATTTTTTTGGAAAGTTTAATGTACATGTTTTTGGAAACTAAGTAGTTCCCATATATTTTATGCTGATTCATGGGCATTGTTTCTCAATAGTTGCCATTTcaaatctttttactttttaaaaattgcagcaTCTTAAATACCAAGATCTCTTCTCTATATTCTTCTAAGATATCACTGGTTCTGGTGATCAGGAGCTATTTGTTCAGTCATGACCTGTGGGGCTTTCGACGTGTCAAGCACCAAGCTGGGTATAATTACATTTTGGTGATTTCTTTCAGCTTTCTGAATCAGGCTAATGAATAGACTCAAGTATTTAAATAACTAGTTGAACTTTCTTAATTGATACAAGCTTTCTAATGATTCCACTTTGTCTAGTATGCTACCTGACAGCTTTATCTTAGTATTATGTACTTGACTGATAGTATTCAAAGGTACATGATatttatatgaacctttgtcttATTGAACTGTATATAGGACATATTCTAagttatatttgttttttgttttttttttttaacaaaagtttATTCTTAAATGTACAATAGGTTCCAAGACAACACTTCATTCTAGCTATAGGTGGCAACAGATATTATGGCAGGGAATCCAGGTGTTTAAACAGGAATGGAACTAAGCGTCATCATTGCCTCAGGCACAATGAACAGCTTACTTTTTGCCAGATTTCTTAATTCCACCGGCGGCCAGGGGGCCTTTCCCCGCGGCCTTTGCTTTTAGCTCCTCAAATTTCTTCTGCTCCTCCTTCTGCTTCTGCTTGAATGCCTTATCTTCCTCGTCCATCTCCTTGGCTTGCTTCTTGGGCTGCTTCAGGGGCTTCTTCTTGCCACCTTCGTGGCCCGACATGGCGCCTGCTGCCCCTTCCCCAGACCCTGCCACCGGAAGCGGAGATCTAAGttatatttgaaagataaaatatgCTATTTCATAAACTTCAAAAACTAAAACATTGGAATCAATGTttgtaaatttaatattttatatcaaattTTTTAGTCTTTTGTAAACTAAAATTTATAATCAAATGATTTTCTCTATGTTTTCACATTGTAAATTTATATGGGCACATATttacttttcaattaaaattaaaatattcatgttaatttatgaaaattataccaaatgatttaatatttaattataaataattaaaacaaatatttaaaggctTTTACTGAagagttttattgattttctacattaaaaataatatgtatttggAAGAATAATTGGGTTCATAGtttatttcccttaaaaaaatcacatcataAAATGTATATTAGATATTGATCTGGATCATGTTACAAGTGGTTATAACTGAAGTTGTGGaagttataataattataaataaaaacccAGTTTTTAGAATTTCTCATTGAGAATTAACCTTAGCATCACAGATTTGCTCTAGCTAGATTAGAGTCTGAATCCTTGTTCTGGAACAAGGAACATATCTGCCATGTTACATTAAGCAAGTTATGAACTTCTACGAAcagttgtttcctcatctgtgagatgggGCAATAATTACAAAGACTAGAATAATTATGTTAAGTACTCAACACCTCTTGACTTTTCATGGATATCCAGTAAATGCtacttctttattattattactcccacagtattattttatagtttcacCTTGATTATAATCAGAAATTACAACCCAAATTTGGCTTTAGAtgacattaaattattttaaaaagcaaaacagttaTTCAGTATATTATGATAGACACCACTAATGTTATCAATAAGAATATTTCACAGACTGTAAAGGTCaattcatttttctgaaaagtAACTCCTTGAGTAACATTTATCTGAATGTGTACATTCTAGTATGTTTGAAAACAATGGTGATACTCTATAATTACTCATATATTAGcatgtgaatttattttattctctttcttaatAGAGTATTATACAAAATCATGTCATTAAGTGTTGTTAAATCTAAGTCACTAGACTTTTAGATCATTCTAAGATTGCTTGCCTATATACTAGTATTAATATACTAATTTTGGagttagtttttatttcattgtctttATTTGAAAAGAGGTTTGTGGTGTATTTGTAtatgattgtttctttttttagtatcAGAACTAATATGCCATAGTAAACAATCTTTGAAGTAAATCTTTGCTACAATATTATACAGGTATATGTTTTGTGAGGTTTGCATGACCACTAAGACATGCTTTAGtattgtttagttcagttcagtagctcagttgtatctgactctttgcaaccccatggactgcagcacgccaggccttcctgtccatcaccaactcccagagattactcaaactcatgtccattgagtcggtgatgccatccaactatctcatcctctgttgtccccttctcctcccgccttcaatctttcccaacatcaggggcttttcaaatgagtcaattcttaacatcaggtggccaaagtactggagtttagcttcagcagcagtctttccaatgaatattcaggactgatttcctttaggatgaactggttggatcttcttgcagtccaaaggactctcaagagtcttctccaacaccacagttaaaaagcatcaattcttcggcactcatctttctttatagtccaactctcacatccatacatgactactggaaaaaccatagccttgacaagatggagctttgttggcaaagtaatgtctctgcttttgaatatgctgtctagtttgatcataactttccttccaaggaggaagcatctttaattcatggctgcagtcaccatctacagtgattttggagccccaaaaataaaagtatgccactgtttccattgtttccccatctatttgccgtgaagtgatgggactggatgccataatcttaattttctgaatgttgagctttaagcccactttttcactctcctctttcactttcatcaagaggctttttagttcttcttcactttctgccataagggtggtgtcatctgcatatttgaggttactgatatttctcctggcaatcttgattccaacttgtacttcatccagcccagcgtttctcataatgtcctctgcatataagttaaataagcagggtgacaatatacagccttgacatactccttttcctatttggaaccagtctgttgttccatgtccagttctaactgttgcttcctgacctgcatacaggcttctcaagaggcaggtcaggtggtctggtattcccatctctttcagaattttccacagtttgttgtgatccacacagtcaaaggctttggcatagtcaataaagcagaaatagatgtttttctggaactctcttgctcttttgatgatccaacggatgttggcaatttgatctctggttcctctgccttttctaaagccagcttgaacatctggaagttcacagttcacatatatACTCAGGACTtcttattaaaaaggaaacaaagtcaTATGCATGTCTTGCTCCATTGTCAGGGAAAACAAAAAAGTATTAGAACCACAGTTAGAAAGGGCCACAATTTTGTAAATGACTCTGCTACTCCATTGCTTATTGAAAACAGGTTGATAATTTTGTACATTGATCATTTTGATGTGTATTTTCCCAAGTTACAAAAACGAATCATTTGTGAAACATAATCATTTatgaagaattttctttcttatggGAAGCCACTAGGTATGTGGGGCTATGAACACTTGAAATTTGGCTTCAATGAATgagaaatgaacatttaaattttatttcctgttGATTTCCTTATATTTTAATAGTTATGCTTGGTTAGGGGATGTCTTATCAGACATCACAGTTACAGATTTATGCATGATTTTCATACATAGTTAGTTATATTCATATCTCGACTTGCTGCAGACAATGCCCAGGGTACAAGTGCATTAAGGTGACAAGTCCTTATACCAGTCTCCTCATCTTAACAACCATGCGGATGATTACAATGCAACATAATGGCAGAGATGAGACTTGGATTCCCAGATATTGGGTCCCAGCCTCAGCATCCCtaacagaaattaatttctgATTTCCTTATGCCAAGTGATAAACTTGgatgatggtgataatgataTTCAACAACCACAATAATTAAACTCTGTGTCCATCTCTGTGGTGTACAGATAAgaatggagaaaaaggagacagaATAAAGGGAACATTCTTGTGACTACTCTCTGCTTATTTCTCCAGTGAATGTGTTGACAGAAATGACCATATTCTTAATAAACATTATTATTGGGCTTGGTTACAAATCTTTAATTGAGTTTGCTATGTGAAATCATTAATTTGAATAACACAACCTTATTTGATAAAGATTAGCATTGATGTGTAAATCCAACAGGGTaacttttcagaattattttctgAAAGTAAAATATGGAATATTTTAATAAGAGTAAACTCACTGCACAGGCTCAGTGATTTGACAATTAAAGGGCCATTGCACATAAATTATGAAACAAATGCCAAAAGCCATCTAGAGACTGAGTCAAGaatctttatatcttcttttcaGTTATATACTAGCTGtttgatattttgttcttttgttagAACAGAATATCAAGCAAGTAGTATATGAGGAAAATAAGTGCAATGTATATGCCCTTCAAACTGCCACATAGCTGCTTTCTCTTTCCCAGTCTAGATTTCACAATAGATCTCTCAGATATACCAGTCTTTTTatcattaacatttatttttaggaGGGCAAATATAAGAAATTCTGATCCATGGCACTTCAGTAACAATAATTTCGGCAGTGTTTTTGCAAGATCAAATTTTTTAGGATTTCATAACTTCTAATTCAGAGTGCTAGAGAATATGTAGTAAAATTTTAGTAGAAACTTATAAAATTTCTACCAGAAATTATAATCAGGCTCAAGTTCTGTTTCAAATGTGTTCTTGCAATTAACAGTGCTAAGCTGTTAACTGTCTATAGGAGCTAATCTTATGTTTAAAAACTGCTTATAATATTCTGGTGTTGTATATGAATATGTGAAGTGACTCCTGTCATcaacaaaattttgtttgtggaAAGAGCAAGTGCTCTGAGCTTTAAATATTAGTGTATTTTGAATTTGCCATGAATGCatgtgctttttatttccttGCGACATTGTTTTGGAATCCTTTGTTTAAATTGTTCTTCTCTGAGCTTTAGTAATAATTATAGGTTCATATTGAGTAGTTCATCAAATCTTgggcagaaaacaacagaaataatacAAGAGACCCTGAATTTAGAAAAACAGAGCCCAAAGCTGAGTTTAAAGTTAATAACACTTGTTTTGGGTCTATATGATTCATGTTGGATATCTGCATAGATTGATATACTTCTTTCTTGATGTGCAActcctttttcatctttgtaGGTAACCTGTGAATATGAAATTGACACTCATGTAAACTGCTTTCTCCTATTCCATTGGAAAGGTGTCTGTGTAGAACTACAGGAAATAAGGgcatgcatacacatttctcatgaTAAATTAATAATGAAGAGAGAAAAGTATCATTGCTACATTGTAAATTATACAGTAAGTCTTAGGCGATTTATTTAGTATCTTAAACACCTAGGAAATTTGACTAGTTGGCGACAGTCAGAAACACGTATTAATTGCATGCTCAATCCCACATCTGAAATAAAAGGAGAACATCAGGAATAGACCAATTCTAGTTTCCTTTtgaatatcatattttaatttcttttatgtttctttaatCTTTTCAGCAGAGCTTAAGGATTTGGAAGATGTTGATTAAAGCATTTCCTCTGATTAATTATATTTTGGCTTtcaactgttttattttattttaaaatgaagtgcACACACATTGTCTGGATTATAGGAGCATCTGCTCTTCCCAGTCTctgcaaatatttatataaatcttACTGCCACCCTGTTCCCTCCAACTTCTCACTGCTTAGCTA belongs to Bubalus kerabau isolate K-KA32 ecotype Philippines breed swamp buffalo chromosome 2, PCC_UOA_SB_1v2, whole genome shotgun sequence and includes:
- the LOC129644779 gene encoding translation machinery-associated protein 7: MSGHEGGKKKPLKQPKKQAKEMDEEDKAFKQKQKEEQKKFEELKAKAAGKGPLAAGGIKKSGKK